The sequence below is a genomic window from Calditrichota bacterium.
ATCCCCAAGATGTGCACTTTTTCCGATCAAAAATGAATCAAACGGGGACATCTTTCATCCTGTCAAATCCTGCCAAAATTCTTTAAATTCCTCCAACCGGTTTTTTCCAAAACCTCTAACGCACGCCTTTTCGCCACCAGCGCCACAACGGGGCGGCCACAACGAATGGTAAGAGAACGAAAAATTCTTTTATCATTCCCAAAAAATTATGTCGTACAAAAAGGCTGTGCAAAAATGTACCGGAATCCGAGGTTTTTTGCACATCCGAAAAGATCAGGATCGGAGAAATAACATACCGATTGGAAAGCGGCCAGAACAGGGGTTCCCCGAATGGAAACCGGGTATCGGCCGTTAAATAATCCAAAAACAGATGAGAACAATAGAGTAAAAATAGAAAAAGCACGCCCTTTTTATAGGATCCCAAATATTTCGAAAATATCCACCCCAGGGCAAACGCAACGAAAACGGCAGCACCCAGGCTATGGGTGGCCCCGTGATGATAAAGATTCGGATTGCCTGCAAAGAACCCCGGGATAAAATCCAGGTCGGGACTGTTGGCAAAAAACAGGCTCCACAGGTAAAAACCAATAATCTGTGACCGCGTTATCCGGGTTTGTTCTGTTTCCCCAAGAGCCATTCCTGCAAGCGAATGGGCAACGGGTGACGGCATCTACTCTTCCTCTCCCTGAGGGGTAACCAGAATTTTAATATGCTGGTCCCGGTTCAACTCCAATTCAAAAAAGCCCTTCGGAATAATTTCGTCCAAACGAATTTTGTCCGTAATCAGGGGATCCAGAATCATCTTCCCCGAGGCAATCAGTTGAATGCCTTCTATAAAATCTTTGGGTTCAAACAGCCACGAGGCCTTAATTTGCCGTTCAAAAACGAGTAAATTTACAAAATGAAAATAAATCGGTTCATCAAAAACACCCAAAATAACGGTCGTCCCCCGCTTTCGCGTTGAATTCACGGCCTGAGCGACCGAATTCTCAAAAAAACCGCTGTGTGTGCCGCCTACACATTCAAAGGCCACGTCCGCCCCCTGTCCATTTGTGGCAGCTTTTACGACTTCTACAAAATTTTCTTTTTCCGGATCAATGGCGACGGCTGTTCCCACCTCCTGGGCTACTTTCAAACGCCCCTCGGCCACTTCCGAAAGAAAGACCTCTGACGCACCCAATATGT
It includes:
- a CDS encoding metal-dependent hydrolase, with protein sequence MPSPVAHSLAGMALGETEQTRITRSQIIGFYLWSLFFANSPDLDFIPGFFAGNPNLYHHGATHSLGAAVFVAFALGWIFSKYLGSYKKGVLFLFLLYCSHLFLDYLTADTRFPFGEPLFWPLSNRYVISPILIFSDVQKTSDSGTFLHSLFVRHNFLGMIKEFFVLLPFVVAAPLWRWWRKGVR
- a CDS encoding zinc-binding dehydrogenase; this translates as SVGDHVAVSPLISCGECEWCQSGYPQLCEKLGYLGLMGDGGFAEYMVVPQENCVKAPKSLPLEHLAFGELMAITLHAIHQSGFKEGDRVAVVGGGPVGQLVAQAANILGASEVFLSEVAEGRLKVAQEVGTAVAIDPEKENFVEVVKAATNGQGADVAFECVGGTHSGFFENSVAQAVNSTRKRGTTVILGVFDEPIYFHFVNLLVFERQIKASWLFEPKDFIEGIQLIASGKMILDPLITDKIRLDEIIPKGFFELELNRDQHIKILVTPQGEEE